Proteins encoded together in one Halothermothrix orenii H 168 window:
- the glmL gene encoding methylaspartate mutase accessory protein GlmL — METALLIDIGSTYTKVTLIDLEKIEIRGQSQAHTTVFEDVTIGLKEALAGIKDWEKARYKLACSSAAGGLKIVAIGLVPDLTAEAARRAALGAGSKVLKTYSFELTDSEVREIEGIKPDIILLAGGTDGGNKDVIIHNAKKLAKCNLEQPIIVAGNRVVADEVEKILSVAGKEVHVTENVMPRLEELNIQPARETIREIFLNKIIQAKGLDRVNNFIDGVIMPTPAAVLNAASLLADGTGDEEGLGELMVVDIGGATTDVHSIASGKPTRSNVNLRGLEEPYVKRTVEGDLGMRYNAPTLIEAVGINKFVDELKEMGVKSFDCDSIVKYISTLHDEPDYIPQNEGEQVVDNLMGRHAARMGVSRHVGRLKTVYTPMGASLIQEGKDLSRIEYLIGTGGIIVNNPDPGYILSGTLYDNHDDPELLAPVSPDIMIDSKYIMAAAGLLGEVRPEESLKLMKKYIKEI; from the coding sequence ATGGAAACAGCCTTATTAATTGATATCGGGAGCACTTATACTAAAGTTACCTTAATAGATTTAGAAAAAATTGAAATCAGGGGTCAAAGCCAGGCCCATACCACTGTCTTTGAGGATGTAACTATCGGCCTTAAGGAGGCTTTAGCCGGTATTAAAGACTGGGAGAAAGCCCGTTACAAACTGGCCTGCAGTAGTGCTGCCGGTGGTTTGAAAATTGTGGCCATCGGGCTCGTGCCCGATCTTACCGCTGAAGCCGCCCGGAGGGCGGCCCTGGGGGCCGGGAGTAAGGTTTTAAAAACCTACAGTTTTGAATTGACCGATTCTGAGGTCAGGGAGATTGAGGGGATAAAACCAGATATTATTCTCCTGGCGGGGGGTACCGATGGTGGTAATAAGGATGTAATTATCCATAATGCTAAAAAACTGGCTAAATGTAATCTGGAACAGCCCATTATTGTAGCCGGAAACCGGGTTGTGGCCGATGAAGTTGAAAAAATACTTTCTGTAGCCGGGAAAGAGGTTCATGTAACCGAAAATGTTATGCCCCGCCTTGAGGAGTTGAATATACAGCCAGCCCGGGAGACAATTAGGGAAATCTTCCTCAATAAAATAATTCAGGCCAAGGGGCTTGACCGGGTCAATAATTTTATCGATGGTGTCATTATGCCTACTCCGGCTGCGGTTCTTAACGCAGCATCCCTTTTAGCTGACGGAACCGGTGATGAGGAAGGACTGGGGGAACTTATGGTGGTTGATATTGGTGGGGCCACGACTGATGTCCATTCTATTGCCAGTGGGAAGCCAACCCGGAGTAATGTTAATCTGCGGGGCCTTGAGGAGCCGTATGTTAAAAGAACTGTTGAAGGGGATCTCGGTATGAGGTATAATGCCCCGACTCTTATAGAGGCCGTTGGTATTAATAAATTTGTTGATGAATTGAAGGAAATGGGAGTAAAAAGTTTCGACTGTGATAGTATTGTTAAATATATATCCACCCTGCATGATGAGCCTGACTATATACCACAGAATGAGGGGGAACAGGTGGTTGATAACCTGATGGGAAGGCATGCTGCCAGAATGGGGGTATCCCGCCATGTAGGCAGGTTGAAGACAGTTTATACCCCGATGGGGGCTAGCCTGATTCAGGAGGGGAAAGACCTGTCCCGGATTGAATATTTAATCGGAACCGGGGGGATAATTGTAAATAATCCTGACCCCGGTTATATCCTTTCGGGAACCCTGTACGATAACCATGATGATCCTGAATTACTGGCTCCGGTAAGTCCTGATATTATGATCGATAGTAAATATATTATGGCTGCTGCCGGATTACTGGGTGAAGTAAGGCCGGAGGAAAGCCTCAAACTGATGAAAAAATATATCAAAGAAATTTAG
- a CDS encoding GntR family transcriptional regulator translates to MQIKVDRESAVPIYVQIKNQIKTMVERGILSRGDRLPPERELAEELKVSRNRVSTAYKELEAEGIVSSQQGKGTFIAGKVSGVREPSRKDKLLKIIDLAMEEAIGLGFSLDDFLTIAYVRAKEKEEMLSKIKVAFIECNQEQLSALMVDAGLDPGIACIPVLIGDLRENPQKTRKILDRVEMIVTTPFHLQEVEEFVSGMDKEVIDMNLEPKMDTIVKLARIKPGSSIGLICLSDYFAREVERSLTKTSLNNFKLNYTTTEDKEELEEFIARYDILITSPHRFKEIQKLAGGERQVIPFEYTPDRGSVNLLKMALLDIKQI, encoded by the coding sequence ATGCAAATAAAGGTTGACAGGGAGTCGGCAGTGCCTATTTATGTTCAGATTAAGAATCAGATTAAAACAATGGTGGAGCGAGGAATTTTATCCCGGGGGGATCGCCTACCTCCGGAACGGGAACTGGCTGAAGAACTAAAGGTAAGCCGGAACAGGGTCAGTACTGCCTATAAAGAACTTGAGGCAGAGGGTATTGTATCTTCACAGCAGGGAAAGGGGACATTTATAGCCGGTAAGGTATCAGGAGTCAGGGAGCCGAGCCGCAAGGATAAGCTCTTGAAGATAATCGATCTGGCCATGGAGGAGGCCATCGGCCTGGGGTTTAGCCTTGATGATTTCTTAACTATTGCCTATGTCAGGGCTAAAGAAAAAGAGGAGATGCTCAGTAAGATAAAAGTCGCCTTTATTGAATGTAACCAGGAGCAGCTTTCAGCCCTGATGGTGGATGCCGGTCTTGACCCCGGTATTGCCTGTATCCCGGTGTTAATAGGTGACCTTAGGGAAAATCCTCAAAAAACCAGAAAGATCCTGGACCGGGTAGAGATGATCGTTACTACCCCCTTCCACCTCCAGGAGGTTGAAGAGTTTGTGTCTGGAATGGATAAAGAAGTTATAGATATGAACCTGGAACCGAAAATGGACACCATCGTTAAACTGGCCCGGATAAAGCCGGGTTCCAGTATCGGGTTAATATGTCTTTCTGATTACTTTGCCCGGGAAGTGGAGAGGTCCCTTACCAAAACCAGTTTAAATAATTTCAAACTTAATTATACTACTACCGAGGATAAAGAAGAATTAGAGGAATTTATAGCAAGGTATGATATTTTAATAACCTCCCCCCATCGGTTTAAGGAGATTCAAAAACTGGCCGGTGGCGAAAGGCAGGTAATACCCTTTGAGTATACCCCGGACCGGGGTTCGGTCAACCTTCTTAAAATGGCCCTTCTTGATATTAAACAAATTTAA
- a CDS encoding GerMN domain-containing protein produces MINKDKLLLIIITLVVIGFFAFYQYNNQETEPTNNELKEVLLYFSTSDAMYLKAEKRMVKADHIYLNTLKELIKGPESNNLNPTIPEGVEILDLRVKDGIAYIDFNRALKDNHWGGSTGESMTVYSIVNTMTQFPEIEKVQFMLEGEKIETLAGHIYLMPPIEPNKRLLKQET; encoded by the coding sequence ATGATAAATAAAGATAAACTTCTTTTGATAATCATTACACTTGTAGTGATTGGTTTTTTTGCCTTTTATCAATATAATAACCAGGAAACTGAACCGACCAATAACGAACTTAAAGAGGTATTACTTTATTTTTCAACCAGTGATGCCATGTATTTAAAGGCTGAAAAAAGGATGGTAAAAGCTGACCATATTTATCTAAATACCCTTAAGGAACTAATAAAGGGACCTGAAAGTAATAACCTTAATCCGACCATACCTGAGGGGGTTGAAATCCTGGACTTGAGGGTTAAAGATGGTATTGCCTATATTGATTTCAACCGGGCCCTGAAGGATAACCACTGGGGCGGTAGTACAGGAGAGTCAATGACCGTATACTCTATTGTAAATACCATGACCCAGTTTCCTGAAATTGAAAAAGTTCAGTTCATGCTGGAAGGAGAGAAGATTGAAACCCTGGCCGGGCACATTTATTTAATGCCTCCCATTGAACCCAATAAAAGGTTGTTAAAACAGGAAACATGA
- a CDS encoding methylaspartate mutase subunit E produces the protein MTIKDKRLDEELFLKEREEVLKAWPTGKEVDFDEAVAYHKSIPEERIMVNTLMKADQVGKTLIQPRAGVALPEEHIGLLQYLREEGEADLLPTTIDSYTRQNQYREAENGIKESREMGRSMLNGFPAVNHGVKVCRQVNEAVNVPVQVRHGTPDARLLAEITLAGGFTDFEGGGISYNIPYAKSVAIEDTIRYWQYVDRLVGYYQEHGVNINREPFGPLTGTLVPPSISHSVAIIEALLAARQGVKYLSLGYGQNGNLIQDVAAIQSLRELARDYLDKFGYDDVMVTTVFHQWMGGFPQDESKAYAVISWGAAAASLSRATKVIVKTPHEAMGIPTKEANAAGLKTTKQIVNMLQDQGLEQTHNMDEEKEMIIRETEQILNRVLELGDGDLVQGTVRAFSAGVMDIPFAPSKHNAGQVLPARDNQGAVRYLNFGNLPFSHDVKEYHREKLSERGQVEDREVDFQMVIDDIYAIGKGMLVGRPR, from the coding sequence ATGACTATTAAAGACAAACGCCTTGATGAAGAGTTGTTTTTAAAGGAGAGGGAAGAGGTTTTAAAGGCCTGGCCAACAGGGAAAGAAGTTGACTTTGATGAAGCTGTTGCTTACCATAAGAGTATTCCTGAGGAACGGATTATGGTTAATACCTTAATGAAAGCAGATCAGGTGGGTAAGACTTTAATCCAGCCCCGGGCCGGAGTGGCTCTACCTGAGGAACATATTGGCTTGCTTCAGTATTTAAGGGAAGAAGGTGAGGCTGACCTTTTACCGACTACCATAGACAGTTACACCCGTCAAAATCAGTACCGGGAGGCGGAAAATGGCATAAAGGAAAGCCGGGAAATGGGGCGCTCCATGCTCAATGGTTTTCCAGCTGTAAACCATGGAGTCAAGGTCTGCCGGCAGGTTAATGAGGCTGTCAATGTTCCGGTTCAGGTCAGGCACGGTACCCCTGATGCCCGGCTGTTGGCCGAGATTACCCTGGCCGGTGGTTTTACTGATTTTGAAGGGGGTGGCATTTCCTATAATATCCCCTATGCCAAGAGTGTCGCCATTGAAGATACTATCAGGTACTGGCAATATGTGGACCGTCTGGTTGGATATTATCAGGAACACGGTGTTAATATTAACAGGGAGCCCTTTGGTCCCCTGACCGGAACCCTGGTTCCCCCATCTATCTCTCATAGTGTGGCCATCATAGAGGCTTTACTGGCAGCCAGACAGGGGGTTAAATACTTAAGTCTCGGTTATGGTCAGAATGGAAACTTAATACAGGATGTTGCTGCCATTCAGAGCTTGAGGGAACTGGCCCGGGATTATCTAGATAAATTTGGGTATGATGATGTTATGGTTACTACTGTCTTTCACCAGTGGATGGGTGGCTTTCCCCAGGATGAATCAAAGGCCTATGCTGTAATTTCCTGGGGAGCGGCGGCTGCTTCCTTAAGCCGGGCTACTAAAGTTATTGTCAAAACCCCCCATGAGGCTATGGGGATTCCTACCAAAGAGGCCAATGCAGCTGGACTTAAAACTACTAAACAGATTGTAAATATGCTACAGGATCAGGGTCTGGAGCAGACCCACAATATGGATGAGGAAAAGGAAATGATAATCAGGGAGACTGAACAGATCCTCAACCGGGTCTTAGAACTCGGTGACGGTGACCTGGTCCAGGGAACTGTCAGGGCTTTCAGTGCCGGGGTTATGGATATCCCCTTTGCCCCGAGTAAACACAATGCCGGTCAGGTATTACCGGCCCGGGATAACCAGGGAGCAGTAAGGTACCTTAATTTTGGTAACCTCCCCTTTAGTCACGATGTTAAAGAATACCACCGGGAAAAACTTTCAGAACGGGGTCAGGTTGAGGATAGAGAGGTTGATTTTCAGATGGTTATCGATGATATTTATGCCATCGGTAAGGGAATGCTAGTCGGCCGACCCCGTTAG
- a CDS encoding ribonuclease J, with the protein MPQKISIIPLGGCREIGNNMIVIESKKDIIILDSGVLFPEDDDFGYELIIPDISYLVERKKKIRGIIFSHGHEDHIGAVPFLLERINPPLFGTDLTMGLIKSKLEDAGLIDRARLKTVNHRSKLILGDFELDFCHVNHSIPGAVATRIKTPVGYIVYTGDYKFDQTPVNTGQTDYQKLSDWGKEGIRVLLGDSTNAEREGHSLSERVVAQNIEEGFKLINGRIIVATFSTNIHRIQHIISAARKTGRKVAVAGRSMFNTIQVAADLGYLDIPPGLLITLDEANKMEPGNIVLLMTGSQGEYGAALTRLSRGDHRDMEIKPGDTVFMSASPIPGNEKAIGNTINRLYSLGAEVIYNGMLDIHASGHACQEEIKLMINLTGPDYLVPVHGEFRHLFHHAQLARQAGVPVQNILIPDNGQKIDVFPKRVKMGNKIEVNKTLIEGYRVCDNGKEILGERKKMARQGYINILMFVNKNGELKNKPVIISRGFTSNRDSRELLKKVKEKVQKLIEEFQNNRHGDPADLKSRVNYEVNNLIYDKLKRAPLITPFIIQVNQDRR; encoded by the coding sequence ATGCCACAGAAAATTTCTATAATTCCTCTGGGTGGTTGTCGGGAAATAGGAAATAATATGATAGTTATTGAATCTAAAAAAGACATCATAATCCTGGATTCAGGGGTGTTATTTCCCGAGGATGATGACTTCGGGTATGAACTTATAATTCCTGATATATCCTACCTGGTTGAAAGAAAAAAGAAAATACGGGGTATAATCTTCTCACATGGCCATGAAGACCACATTGGGGCTGTCCCGTTTCTCCTGGAGAGAATCAATCCTCCTTTGTTTGGCACTGACCTGACGATGGGATTGATAAAAAGCAAGCTGGAAGACGCCGGCCTTATAGACAGGGCCAGGCTAAAAACTGTCAATCACAGGAGCAAATTAATCCTGGGGGATTTTGAACTGGACTTTTGCCATGTCAACCACAGTATCCCGGGGGCAGTGGCCACCAGGATTAAAACCCCGGTAGGTTATATTGTTTACACCGGTGATTATAAATTTGATCAGACCCCTGTCAACACCGGACAGACCGATTATCAGAAACTATCTGACTGGGGAAAAGAGGGAATCAGGGTCCTGCTGGGGGATAGTACCAATGCTGAACGGGAAGGGCACAGCCTTTCAGAACGGGTTGTGGCTCAAAACATCGAAGAAGGATTTAAGCTTATAAACGGGAGAATTATTGTAGCTACCTTCTCAACCAATATCCACCGCATCCAGCACATCATATCAGCCGCCCGGAAGACCGGCCGAAAGGTTGCAGTGGCCGGAAGGAGTATGTTCAATACTATTCAGGTAGCTGCTGACCTTGGTTATCTGGATATTCCACCAGGACTGTTAATAACCCTGGATGAAGCCAATAAAATGGAACCTGGTAATATAGTCCTCCTGATGACCGGGAGCCAGGGTGAATATGGAGCAGCCCTGACCAGGCTGTCCCGTGGAGACCACCGTGATATGGAAATCAAACCCGGGGACACGGTTTTTATGTCAGCCAGTCCCATTCCGGGTAATGAAAAAGCCATCGGAAATACCATTAACAGGCTTTATAGCCTGGGGGCAGAGGTTATCTATAATGGAATGCTGGATATTCATGCCTCCGGTCATGCCTGCCAGGAAGAAATAAAACTTATGATAAATCTGACAGGACCTGATTACCTGGTCCCGGTCCATGGTGAATTCCGCCATCTATTTCACCATGCCCAGCTGGCACGACAGGCCGGGGTTCCCGTCCAAAATATTTTAATCCCGGACAATGGCCAGAAGATTGATGTTTTTCCTAAAAGGGTAAAAATGGGAAATAAAATTGAGGTTAATAAAACCCTTATTGAGGGTTATCGGGTCTGTGACAATGGAAAGGAAATACTGGGAGAAAGAAAAAAAATGGCAAGACAGGGGTATATAAATATCCTTATGTTTGTCAATAAAAACGGTGAATTAAAAAATAAACCGGTTATTATTTCCCGGGGCTTTACCAGCAATCGTGACTCCCGGGAACTCTTAAAAAAGGTTAAAGAAAAAGTCCAGAAACTTATTGAAGAATTTCAAAATAACAGGCACGGTGACCCAGCTGACCTGAAATCAAGGGTCAACTATGAAGTCAATAACCTGATATATGATAAATTAAAGAGGGCCCCCCTGATTACACCGTTTATTATCCAGGTTAATCAGGATAGACGTTAA
- the glmS gene encoding methylaspartate mutase subunit S: MAGKNDDNKPTVVLGVIGADVHAVGNQILEHALREAGFDVANIGVMVSQKEFVSAAIETGAEAIWVSSLYGHGEMDCRGLREKCIEAGIGDILIYVGGNLVVGKQDWEKVRKLFLDMGFDRVYPPGTLPEEAIADLEEDLKSRGVL; the protein is encoded by the coding sequence ATGGCGGGCAAAAATGATGACAACAAACCTACTGTAGTTCTGGGAGTTATCGGAGCTGATGTTCATGCGGTCGGTAATCAGATTCTGGAGCATGCCTTGAGGGAAGCCGGTTTTGATGTAGCCAATATCGGGGTTATGGTTTCTCAGAAGGAATTTGTATCTGCGGCCATTGAAACCGGGGCCGAGGCTATCTGGGTTTCATCTCTTTATGGCCATGGTGAGATGGACTGTCGGGGCCTCAGGGAGAAATGTATTGAGGCCGGAATCGGGGATATTTTAATTTATGTTGGCGGTAACCTGGTAGTTGGAAAACAGGACTGGGAAAAGGTGAGAAAGCTGTTCCTGGATATGGGTTTTGACAGGGTCTATCCTCCAGGTACCCTGCCTGAAGAAGCCATTGCTGATTTAGAAGAAGACCTTAAATCCAGGGGTGTCTTGTGA
- a CDS encoding SatD family protein, with protein MDQVTVITADVIGSRNHDRVTTLLKDKLVDFSHPSLMVPVGVFRGDELQVVCRGYGDYPEVVRELRYYCQPLELRIGIGFGTIEEGYGSNTPWEMNGTAFSRARKALDGIKDEKDHFTLVCSGDDRWDEVVNTLYLLLDTIQSRWTEAQWEAVHLYDKKGTYREAALVLGIALQNVQKRCSAANWNQVREAEETLSKMGLRLLGSK; from the coding sequence ATGGATCAGGTTACGGTAATTACTGCTGATGTTATTGGTTCCAGGAATCATGACCGGGTTACTACCCTGCTAAAGGACAAACTGGTGGATTTTTCCCACCCGTCCCTGATGGTCCCGGTCGGGGTTTTCCGGGGTGATGAACTCCAGGTAGTATGCCGGGGCTATGGAGATTATCCTGAAGTGGTCAGGGAGTTAAGGTACTACTGTCAGCCCCTGGAGCTCCGGATTGGCATTGGTTTTGGGACTATTGAAGAAGGATATGGGTCAAATACCCCCTGGGAGATGAATGGAACAGCATTTAGCCGGGCCCGAAAGGCCCTGGACGGTATTAAAGATGAGAAGGATCATTTTACTCTGGTCTGTAGTGGTGACGACCGGTGGGATGAGGTAGTCAATACCCTTTATCTCCTACTTGACACCATCCAGTCCCGCTGGACTGAAGCCCAGTGGGAGGCAGTCCACCTCTATGATAAAAAGGGGACCTACCGGGAAGCAGCCCTGGTACTGGGTATTGCCCTGCAAAATGTCCAGAAGAGGTGTAGTGCTGCTAACTGGAATCAGGTGAGGGAGGCGGAAGAGACCCTGAGTAAGATGGGGTTGCGTCTTTTGGGTAGTAAATAA
- a CDS encoding YaaR family protein yields the protein MRIDSKDLSSPVRRGERVKKAPVKSIKEAGFKDKLAELSQNEIRERLDKLLSIVDEQGQRLKESLDKNSLLEYKRRVKQFLRVVQKEFVKAHQSFSWDSKGNLKTLTIIKKVDENLEVLHEMFMEEQADVLKIVQKIDEIRGLLLDLYI from the coding sequence ATGAGGATAGACAGTAAAGACCTTTCTTCCCCGGTCAGAAGGGGTGAAAGGGTAAAAAAGGCTCCGGTGAAAAGTATTAAAGAAGCCGGTTTTAAAGATAAACTGGCCGAATTGAGCCAGAATGAAATAAGGGAAAGGCTCGATAAACTCCTCAGTATTGTTGATGAACAGGGCCAGAGATTAAAGGAATCCCTTGATAAAAATAGCCTTCTTGAATATAAAAGAAGGGTCAAACAGTTTTTGAGGGTTGTCCAGAAGGAGTTTGTTAAAGCCCATCAGTCCTTTTCCTGGGATAGTAAAGGGAATTTAAAAACATTAACTATTATCAAAAAGGTTGATGAAAACCTGGAAGTCCTCCATGAGATGTTCATGGAGGAGCAGGCCGATGTCTTAAAAATAGTTCAAAAAATAGATGAGATCAGGGGTCTTTTACTCGACCTCTATATTTAA
- a CDS encoding DUF3307 domain-containing protein has translation MRFFLLAVLSHLIADFILQTGYIVNLKRKNRIKGYLTHGFILFTVYLILLSCYGAKTAFYFGLWVTLGHITIDWVKDRLVGMGSPVRDLVLFIGDQLAHLFILLFLWQEFLTQPIKPVFSPVIELKLESGQFSIPLFTEEVLVSAIFYLVATFVGGIVVKKILNLVKIAAQQANVKVGYYIGLVERALIVTLVVFGSISSLALVLTAKSLARFERLRSKDFAEYYLLGTLTSTFIALVGGLILKSYLGL, from the coding sequence ATGAGGTTTTTCTTGCTGGCAGTCCTTTCCCATTTGATTGCTGATTTTATTCTTCAGACAGGTTACATTGTTAATCTTAAAAGGAAGAACAGAATCAAAGGATATTTGACCCATGGTTTTATCCTGTTCACCGTTTATCTAATATTATTATCCTGTTATGGTGCTAAAACCGCCTTTTATTTTGGTCTGTGGGTTACCCTGGGTCACATAACTATAGACTGGGTTAAAGACAGGCTGGTCGGGATGGGGTCACCGGTCAGGGATCTTGTTCTGTTTATAGGGGATCAGCTGGCCCATTTGTTTATTCTCTTATTTTTGTGGCAGGAATTTTTAACACAGCCCATTAAACCTGTTTTCAGCCCTGTAATTGAGTTAAAACTGGAAAGTGGTCAGTTTTCTATTCCTTTATTTACTGAAGAAGTACTCGTCAGTGCCATTTTTTATCTGGTGGCCACCTTTGTCGGGGGTATTGTGGTCAAAAAAATATTAAACCTGGTTAAAATAGCAGCCCAGCAGGCCAATGTTAAGGTAGGATACTATATTGGTCTTGTGGAAAGGGCCCTGATTGTAACCCTGGTGGTGTTCGGGTCCATATCATCTCTGGCTCTGGTTTTAACGGCTAAATCTCTGGCCCGTTTTGAAAGGCTGCGGAGTAAAGATTTTGCTGAATACTATCTACTGGGTACCTTGACCAGTACTTTTATTGCCCTGGTCGGGGGTTTAATTCTGAAGTCATACCTGGGTTTATAG
- a CDS encoding N-acetylmuramoyl-L-alanine amidase has protein sequence MLRHTFYIFIITILLLIWLIPAQAGAREVNIVFNGKDVTQDFNPIIYGGQLLIKSRSLAEYTGSTVKWYKPIKTLTMSLNGVTVKLMVNNPYIQVNNRTIKVDNGMLLREGQTYVPVQVVSGFGYLINQEGDTWYIYKPESYIKGITWLKEGQQLLIDMDKITPYRVIKSDDPRQLIIEIDKAMLSKNFKDSLSNENFYLKINKAVNRARLQLVVSSKYPIPFKLDGGVEETDSGILIKFLPHIKSVKWEKERLVIKSTGSIKKPEISLLSNPRRLVLDIPDMMQSDFDIDLPINKWVSDIEVSQYSYDPIILRVVVVLKKGSYLNLKTDSQGNQLVLVPGQITKVADLKCVDNRIEFTTNRKIKPDIFILQNPDRLVVDLINSVRDKDFPEKINVQNGLIKRIRSARFNEETVRIVADLLEYTGYTWNQVKETNNRYQHMIILNNKIEKIKLDNTKKFTDISIFLSGKVNYEIKEFFYPNRLVVDARGIVNNLDEEDLPTSSPLIKDIRLSQFSKEPRIARFVFELGKRYEYEVLSPTPSHVIKVRLKKEEKKELTNIIAIDAGHGGFDPGALGVTGLKEKIVTLDIARKVKTLLEDEGYRVLMTRTDDTFISLKDRVKKANDARARIFVSIHANAFNESYSEGIETYISPDKTGNSLLLAQNLQEQLVRELKLENRGVKQEELYVLNHSSMPAALVEVGFLSNPHEETLLRSELFRKRVARALYRGILNYIKKIEQGDGNTHDK, from the coding sequence GTGTTAAGGCACACTTTTTATATATTTATAATTACAATACTCTTACTTATATGGCTGATCCCGGCCCAGGCTGGAGCCCGGGAGGTAAACATAGTCTTTAATGGTAAAGATGTAACTCAGGACTTTAATCCCATAATCTACGGGGGTCAGCTCCTTATAAAATCCCGTTCCCTGGCCGAATACACAGGGTCTACCGTTAAATGGTATAAGCCCATTAAGACCCTGACCATGTCCCTCAATGGGGTGACTGTCAAGTTAATGGTCAATAACCCCTATATTCAGGTTAATAACAGAACTATAAAAGTTGATAATGGTATGCTCTTGAGAGAGGGACAGACCTATGTTCCTGTTCAGGTGGTAAGTGGTTTTGGATATTTGATTAATCAGGAAGGTGATACCTGGTATATCTATAAACCCGAGTCCTATATTAAAGGAATTACCTGGCTAAAAGAGGGTCAGCAGCTCCTGATTGATATGGATAAGATAACTCCTTACCGGGTTATCAAGTCTGATGACCCCCGTCAGTTAATAATTGAAATCGATAAGGCAATGCTTTCGAAAAACTTTAAGGATAGCCTTTCTAATGAAAACTTTTATTTGAAAATAAATAAGGCCGTCAACAGGGCCAGGTTGCAGCTGGTGGTCAGTTCAAAATACCCCATCCCCTTTAAACTGGATGGAGGGGTGGAAGAGACGGATTCAGGTATTTTAATTAAATTTTTACCCCACATTAAAAGTGTTAAATGGGAGAAAGAACGGCTGGTAATAAAATCAACCGGTAGTATTAAAAAACCTGAGATATCCTTGCTTTCCAACCCCAGGAGGCTTGTTCTTGATATCCCCGATATGATGCAGAGTGATTTTGATATCGATCTCCCTATAAATAAATGGGTCAGTGATATTGAAGTCAGTCAGTATAGTTATGATCCCATTATTCTCAGGGTAGTTGTTGTATTGAAAAAAGGTAGTTATTTAAATTTAAAGACAGATTCTCAGGGGAATCAACTGGTGCTTGTTCCCGGCCAGATTACAAAAGTTGCCGACCTGAAGTGTGTTGATAACAGGATTGAATTTACAACAAACCGGAAGATTAAGCCCGATATTTTTATTCTTCAGAACCCAGATCGCCTGGTGGTGGATTTAATAAATTCAGTCAGGGATAAGGATTTTCCTGAAAAAATAAATGTGCAAAATGGGTTGATTAAAAGAATTCGTTCAGCCCGGTTCAATGAAGAAACAGTCAGGATAGTAGCTGATTTATTGGAATATACAGGTTATACCTGGAATCAGGTAAAGGAAACAAATAACCGGTATCAACATATGATAATATTAAATAACAAAATAGAGAAGATAAAATTAGATAATACCAAAAAATTTACAGATATAAGTATATTTTTAAGTGGAAAGGTCAATTATGAAATTAAGGAGTTTTTCTATCCCAACAGGCTGGTCGTTGATGCCAGGGGTATTGTCAACAACCTGGATGAAGAGGACTTACCTACTTCTTCTCCGTTGATTAAGGATATTAGATTGAGTCAGTTTAGTAAAGAACCCCGGATTGCCAGATTTGTTTTTGAGCTGGGTAAGAGGTATGAATATGAAGTATTGTCACCGACTCCGTCCCATGTTATAAAGGTCAGGTTAAAGAAAGAAGAGAAAAAGGAGCTAACCAATATAATAGCTATTGATGCCGGACACGGTGGTTTTGATCCCGGGGCGCTGGGGGTAACGGGTCTCAAGGAAAAGATTGTGACCCTTGATATTGCCCGGAAGGTAAAAACCCTTCTGGAAGATGAAGGATACCGGGTCTTAATGACCAGAACTGATGACACCTTTATCTCTCTAAAAGACCGGGTCAAAAAGGCAAATGATGCCCGGGCGAGAATATTTGTAAGTATTCATGCCAATGCCTTCAATGAATCCTATTCAGAAGGGATAGAGACCTATATTTCCCCTGATAAAACAGGGAATAGTCTTCTTCTGGCCCAGAATTTACAGGAACAACTGGTTAGGGAATTGAAGCTTGAAAATCGGGGTGTGAAACAGGAGGAACTCTATGTCCTGAATCACTCCTCTATGCCAGCAGCTCTGGTAGAAGTCGGCTTTTTATCCAATCCCCATGAAGAAACTCTGCTGAGGAGTGAGTTGTTCCGGAAGAGAGTGGCCAGGGCCCTCTATCGGGGTATATTAAATTATATTAAAAAAATTGAACAGGGAGATGGAAACACCCATGATAAATAA